Proteins co-encoded in one Kocuria flava genomic window:
- the rpoZ gene encoding DNA-directed RNA polymerase subunit omega: MSSHTEGIINPPIDALLKKSDSKYGLVIFGARRARQINAYYSQLHEGLFEYVGPLVDTQLNEKPLSIAFREIDEGLIDARPVEHAGFAENGQLVSEQDVAADVFGADFFARTEDEDFSAGAAFSDGASVDFSAGAPEPLGDLPGDGTENPADGAGDAADAAPQEPGREPGDLQDQ; this comes from the coding sequence TTGTCATCCCACACCGAAGGCATCATCAACCCGCCGATCGACGCCCTGCTGAAGAAGTCCGACTCCAAGTACGGACTCGTGATCTTCGGCGCCCGCCGGGCCCGGCAGATCAATGCCTACTACTCCCAGCTGCACGAGGGGCTCTTCGAGTACGTCGGCCCGCTGGTGGACACCCAGCTCAACGAGAAGCCGCTGTCCATCGCCTTCCGCGAGATCGACGAGGGCCTGATCGACGCCCGCCCGGTCGAGCACGCCGGCTTCGCCGAGAACGGCCAGCTCGTGAGCGAGCAGGACGTCGCCGCCGACGTCTTCGGCGCGGACTTCTTCGCCCGCACCGAGGACGAGGACTTCTCCGCAGGAGCCGCGTTCTCCGACGGCGCGAGCGTGGACTTCTCCGCGGGCGCCCCCGAGCCGCTGGGCGACCTGCCCGGCGACGGCACGGAGAACCCCGCCGACGGCGCCGGTGACGCCGCCGACGCCGCCCCGCAGGAGCCGGGCCGGGAGCCCGGGGACCTCCAGGACCAGTGA
- the pyrF gene encoding orotidine-5'-phosphate decarboxylase, protein MPEPAPARASFGARLGAAMDAHGPLCVGVDPHPGLLEAWGLPRDAEGLRRFGAAVLEAAAGHAAALKPQVALYEAHGSAGIAALEELLAQARSAGLLTVADAKRGDIGSTMEAYAAAWLGEGSPLAADAVTLSPYLGFGSLRPALELAARTGRGTFVLALTSNPEGRAVQHAGAPGSVARGVVEAAAAENAARLSEDAAGPSGGPAGRAGLGPCGLVVGATVGPALEELGLDLRAVRGPLLAPGYGAQGARAQDLPAVFGGARGQVLATSSRAILREGPSVPALREAVRRSAGELAETLG, encoded by the coding sequence GTGCCTGAGCCCGCCCCCGCCCGCGCGTCCTTCGGCGCGCGGCTCGGGGCGGCCATGGACGCCCACGGCCCGCTGTGCGTGGGCGTGGACCCGCACCCTGGCCTGCTCGAGGCGTGGGGCCTGCCGCGCGACGCCGAGGGGCTGCGCCGCTTCGGCGCCGCGGTGCTCGAGGCGGCCGCCGGCCACGCCGCGGCCCTCAAGCCGCAGGTGGCCCTCTACGAGGCCCACGGCTCCGCCGGGATCGCCGCCCTCGAGGAGCTGCTGGCGCAGGCCCGCTCCGCCGGGCTGCTGACCGTGGCCGACGCCAAGCGCGGGGACATCGGCTCCACCATGGAGGCCTACGCGGCCGCCTGGCTGGGGGAGGGCTCCCCCCTCGCGGCCGACGCCGTGACGCTGAGCCCCTACCTGGGCTTCGGCTCGCTGCGCCCGGCCCTCGAGCTGGCCGCGCGCACCGGGCGCGGGACGTTCGTGCTGGCCCTGACCTCCAACCCGGAGGGCCGGGCCGTCCAGCACGCGGGCGCCCCCGGCTCGGTCGCCCGGGGGGTGGTCGAGGCGGCCGCCGCCGAGAACGCCGCCCGCCTGTCGGAGGACGCCGCCGGCCCGTCCGGGGGCCCGGCCGGTCGCGCGGGGCTGGGCCCGTGCGGGCTGGTCGTCGGGGCCACCGTCGGTCCCGCGCTCGAGGAGCTGGGCCTGGACCTGCGCGCCGTGCGCGGGCCCCTGCTGGCGCCCGGCTACGGGGCGCAGGGCGCCCGCGCCCAGGACCTGCCGGCCGTCTTCGGCGGCGCCCGCGGGCAGGTGCTGGCGACCTCCAGCCGGGCCATCCTGCGCGAGGGCCCGTCCGTGCCGGCGCTGCGCGAGGCCGTGCGGCGCTCGGCCGGGGAGCTCGCGGAGACCCTCGGCTGA
- a CDS encoding dihydroorotase produces MTSYLIQGAALLGEQTADLLLAGGRIERIGPDLSAEAGDAVVVDAAGLVALPGLVDIHTHLREPGREDAETVETGTRAAALGGYTAVFAMANSDPVADTAGVVEQVHELGRAAGWVDVRPVGAVTVGLRGERLAEILAMAHSRAGVRVFSDDGMCVHDPVLMRRALEYVKGFDGVVAQHAQEPRLTEGAQMNEGAVSAELGLTGWPAVAEEAIIARDVLLAQHVGSRVHICHLSTRGSVDIVRWAKQRGIDVTAEATPHHLLLTDERVRTFDPVYKVNPPLRTDEDVRALREAVADGTIDVIGTDHAPHPAEDKECEWSCAANGMTGLETALSVVQHTLVDTGLLDWRGVARITSETPARIGRLAGQGRPLAEGEPAHLVLWDPAARTTVDPARHASKGRNSPYRGTELPGAVRATFYRGHPTVLDGRLNTPVPAA; encoded by the coding sequence GTGACCTCGTACCTCATCCAGGGCGCCGCCCTGCTCGGCGAGCAGACCGCCGACCTCCTCCTGGCCGGGGGCCGCATCGAGCGCATCGGCCCCGACCTCTCCGCCGAGGCCGGCGACGCCGTCGTCGTCGACGCGGCCGGGCTGGTCGCCCTGCCCGGGCTCGTGGACATCCACACCCACCTGCGCGAGCCCGGCCGCGAGGACGCCGAGACCGTGGAGACCGGCACCCGCGCCGCGGCCCTGGGCGGCTACACCGCCGTGTTCGCCATGGCCAACTCCGACCCCGTCGCCGACACCGCCGGCGTCGTGGAACAGGTCCACGAGCTCGGCCGGGCCGCCGGGTGGGTCGACGTCCGCCCCGTGGGGGCCGTGACCGTGGGCCTGCGGGGCGAGCGGCTGGCCGAGATCCTCGCCATGGCCCACTCCCGGGCCGGCGTGCGGGTCTTCTCCGACGACGGCATGTGCGTGCACGACCCGGTGCTGATGCGCCGGGCGCTGGAGTACGTCAAGGGCTTCGACGGCGTCGTCGCCCAGCACGCCCAGGAGCCGCGGCTGACCGAGGGCGCCCAGATGAACGAGGGCGCGGTCTCCGCCGAGCTCGGGCTCACCGGCTGGCCGGCCGTGGCCGAGGAGGCGATCATCGCCCGCGACGTCCTGCTCGCCCAGCACGTCGGCTCCCGGGTGCACATCTGCCACCTCTCCACCAGGGGCTCGGTGGACATCGTGCGCTGGGCCAAGCAGCGCGGCATCGACGTGACCGCCGAGGCCACCCCCCACCACCTGCTGCTCACCGACGAGCGCGTGCGCACCTTCGACCCGGTCTACAAGGTCAACCCGCCGCTGCGCACCGACGAGGACGTCCGGGCCCTGCGCGAGGCCGTCGCCGACGGCACCATCGACGTCATCGGCACCGACCACGCCCCGCACCCCGCCGAGGACAAGGAGTGCGAGTGGTCCTGCGCGGCCAACGGCATGACCGGACTGGAGACCGCCCTGTCGGTCGTCCAGCACACCCTCGTGGACACCGGCCTGCTCGACTGGCGCGGGGTCGCCCGCATCACCTCCGAGACCCCGGCCCGGATCGGCCGCCTCGCCGGCCAGGGCCGTCCGCTGGCCGAGGGCGAGCCCGCCCACCTCGTGCTGTGGGACCCCGCCGCCCGCACGACCGTGGACCCCGCCCGCCACGCCTCCAAGGGCCGCAACAGCCCCTACCGCGGCACGGAGCTGCCCGGCGCCGTCCGGGCGACCTTCTACCGCGGCCACCCCACCGTCCTCGACGGCCGGCTCAACACCCCCGTTCCCGCCGCCTGA
- the coaBC gene encoding bifunctional phosphopantothenoylcysteine decarboxylase/phosphopantothenate--cysteine ligase CoaBC translates to MKVVLGVGGGIAAYKAALLLRLFTEAGHEVVPVPTAAALRFVGAPTWEALSGVPVSTDVFDRVDEVNHVHQGQTADLVVVAPATADLLARAAHGHADDLLTTTLLATRAPVLFAPAMHTEMWLNPAVQANVAALRAHGHTVLEPAVGRLTGPDSGPGRLPEPEVIHDAALRLAARAGGGEGPLAGLRVLVSAGGTREPLDPVRFLGNRSSGRQGVAVAAAARDAGAEVVLAAAHLEVAPPAGVELVHAGSAEQLRRACVRAAARADVVVMAAAVADYRPARVAETKMKKTEDGSAPVLELVRNPDILRELVDLRNTARRRQLVVGFAAETGEAGTTPVEFGRQKLARKGCDLLAVNQVGEDLVFGQDTTALTVLSARGGDEQVLEGTKDEVARGLVDRIARELAAVPAG, encoded by the coding sequence GTGAAGGTCGTCCTCGGCGTCGGCGGGGGCATCGCCGCCTACAAGGCCGCGCTGCTGCTGCGGCTGTTCACGGAGGCCGGCCACGAGGTCGTGCCGGTGCCCACCGCCGCCGCGCTGCGCTTCGTCGGCGCCCCGACGTGGGAGGCGCTGTCCGGGGTGCCGGTGAGCACCGACGTCTTCGACCGCGTGGACGAGGTCAACCACGTCCACCAGGGCCAGACCGCGGACCTCGTCGTCGTCGCCCCCGCCACCGCCGACCTGCTCGCGCGCGCCGCCCACGGCCACGCCGACGACCTGCTGACCACCACGCTGCTGGCCACCCGCGCGCCGGTGCTGTTCGCCCCGGCGATGCACACCGAGATGTGGCTCAACCCGGCCGTCCAGGCCAACGTGGCGGCCCTGCGCGCCCACGGGCACACCGTGCTCGAGCCCGCCGTGGGCCGGCTCACCGGCCCCGACTCGGGCCCGGGCCGGCTGCCCGAGCCCGAGGTGATCCACGACGCCGCCCTGCGCCTGGCCGCCCGGGCCGGCGGTGGGGAGGGCCCCCTGGCCGGGCTGCGGGTGCTCGTCAGCGCCGGGGGCACCCGCGAGCCGCTGGACCCGGTGCGCTTCCTGGGCAACCGCTCCTCCGGGCGCCAGGGCGTGGCGGTCGCCGCCGCCGCCCGCGACGCCGGGGCGGAGGTCGTGCTGGCCGCCGCCCACCTCGAGGTCGCCCCGCCCGCCGGGGTCGAGCTCGTCCACGCCGGCAGCGCCGAGCAGCTGCGGCGCGCCTGCGTGCGCGCCGCCGCCCGCGCCGACGTCGTGGTCATGGCCGCGGCCGTGGCCGACTACCGCCCGGCCCGGGTCGCCGAGACCAAGATGAAGAAGACCGAGGACGGCTCCGCCCCGGTGCTGGAGCTCGTGCGCAACCCCGACATCCTGCGGGAGCTCGTGGACCTGCGCAACACCGCCCGGCGCCGCCAGCTCGTCGTCGGCTTCGCCGCCGAGACCGGGGAGGCGGGGACCACACCCGTGGAGTTCGGCCGGCAGAAGCTCGCCCGCAAGGGCTGCGACCTGCTCGCCGTCAACCAGGTCGGGGAGGACCTCGTCTTCGGGCAGGACACCACCGCCCTGACCGTGCTCTCCGCCCGCGGCGGCGACGAGCAGGTCCTCGAGGGCACGAAGGACGAGGTCGCCCGCGGCCTCGTGGACCGCATCGCGCGGGAGCTCGCCGCCGTCCCCGCCGGCTGA
- the carA gene encoding glutamine-hydrolyzing carbamoyl-phosphate synthase small subunit has translation MSSTTTEPAVLVLEDGRVFRGRAYGALGTALGEAVFSTGMTGYQETITDPSYAGQLVVQTAPHIGNTGVNAADAESRRIWVAGYVVRDPARRPSNWRAEGALDEQLAAQGVVGIQDVDTRAITRHLRDRGAMRGGIFSGDAARRPDAELVAAVTAAERMEGRALAETVTVPEPYVVEPAEHGWEGEVRHELVAVDLGLKSMTPHRFAERGVRVHVVPATAGWEQIAARRPSGVFFSNGPGDPATAERQIETLRAVLRSGTPFFGICFGNQLLGRALGFGTYKLVFGHRGINQPVLDRRTGRVEITAHNHGFAVDAPLEGPVTAPLEEFGRVEVSHVCLNDDVVEGLNCLDLPAFSVQYHPEAAAGPHDASYLFDRFVELMDSHRDGRADPTIDNADPRGAQDAQGAGAAQEGQH, from the coding sequence GTGAGCTCCACCACCACAGAACCCGCCGTGCTCGTGCTGGAGGACGGCCGCGTCTTCCGCGGCCGGGCCTACGGCGCGCTCGGCACCGCCCTGGGCGAGGCCGTGTTCTCCACCGGCATGACCGGCTACCAGGAGACCATCACCGACCCCTCCTACGCGGGCCAGCTGGTCGTGCAGACCGCCCCGCACATCGGCAACACCGGCGTCAACGCCGCCGACGCCGAGTCCCGCCGCATCTGGGTCGCCGGCTACGTGGTGCGCGACCCCGCCCGCCGCCCCTCGAACTGGCGCGCCGAGGGCGCCCTCGACGAGCAGCTGGCCGCGCAGGGCGTCGTCGGCATCCAGGACGTCGACACCCGGGCGATCACCCGCCACCTGCGCGACCGCGGGGCCATGCGCGGCGGGATCTTCTCCGGGGACGCCGCCCGCCGCCCGGACGCCGAGCTGGTCGCGGCCGTGACCGCCGCCGAGCGGATGGAGGGCCGGGCCCTGGCCGAGACCGTCACGGTCCCCGAGCCCTACGTCGTCGAGCCCGCCGAGCACGGGTGGGAGGGGGAGGTCCGCCACGAGCTCGTGGCCGTGGACCTGGGCCTGAAGTCCATGACCCCGCACCGCTTCGCCGAGCGGGGGGTGCGCGTGCACGTGGTGCCCGCCACCGCCGGCTGGGAGCAGATCGCCGCCCGCCGCCCCTCCGGGGTGTTCTTCTCCAACGGCCCCGGCGACCCGGCCACGGCCGAGCGCCAGATCGAGACGCTGCGCGCCGTGCTGCGCTCGGGCACCCCGTTCTTCGGGATCTGCTTCGGCAACCAGCTGCTGGGCCGGGCCCTGGGCTTCGGCACCTACAAGCTCGTCTTCGGCCACCGGGGCATCAACCAGCCCGTGCTCGACCGCCGGACCGGTCGCGTGGAGATCACCGCGCACAACCACGGCTTCGCCGTCGACGCCCCCCTCGAGGGCCCCGTGACGGCGCCGCTGGAGGAGTTCGGCCGCGTCGAGGTCAGCCACGTGTGCCTCAACGACGACGTCGTCGAGGGCCTCAACTGCCTGGACCTGCCCGCGTTCTCCGTGCAGTACCACCCCGAGGCCGCCGCGGGCCCGCACGACGCCTCCTACCTCTTCGACCGCTTCGTCGAGCTCATGGACAGCCACCGGGACGGCCGCGCCGACCCCACCATCGACAACGCCGACCCCCGCGGCGCGCAGGACGCGCAGGGCGCCGGGGCCGCACAGGAAGGGCAGCACTGA
- the gmk gene encoding guanylate kinase, translating to MSPAAPRPARPSVTVLAGPTAVGKGTVSTYVRDHYPQVWLSVSATTRAPRPGEVEGVHYYFVTDEQFDEMVREGRMLEWAVVHNSHRYGTLRPTVERALDAGRSVLLEIDLQGARQIRETMPEATFVFLAPPSWDEMVARLVGRGTETPEEQRRRLETAKLELAAEPEFDHTVVNDRVERAAAELVQLMGGHPEHAS from the coding sequence GTGAGCCCTGCCGCGCCCCGCCCCGCGCGCCCGTCCGTCACCGTGCTCGCCGGCCCCACGGCGGTCGGCAAGGGCACCGTGTCGACCTACGTGCGCGACCACTACCCGCAGGTGTGGCTGTCGGTCTCCGCGACCACCCGCGCCCCCCGCCCCGGGGAGGTCGAGGGCGTGCACTACTACTTCGTCACCGACGAGCAGTTCGACGAGATGGTGCGCGAGGGGCGGATGCTGGAGTGGGCGGTGGTGCACAACTCCCACCGCTACGGCACGCTGCGGCCCACCGTGGAGCGCGCGCTGGACGCCGGGCGCAGCGTCCTGCTGGAGATCGACCTGCAGGGGGCCCGGCAGATCCGCGAGACCATGCCGGAGGCCACCTTCGTCTTCCTGGCCCCGCCCAGCTGGGACGAGATGGTCGCCCGGCTCGTGGGCCGGGGCACCGAGACCCCCGAGGAACAGCGGCGCCGGCTGGAAACCGCTAAACTGGAGCTCGCGGCCGAGCCCGAGTTCGACCACACCGTCGTCAACGACCGGGTCGAGCGCGCCGCCGCCGAACTGGTGCAGCTCATGGGGGGCCACCCCGAGCACGCATCCTGA
- the carB gene encoding carbamoyl-phosphate synthase large subunit, with amino-acid sequence MPRRTDIASVLVIGSGPIVIGQAAEFDYSGTQALRVLKEEGIRVVLVNSNPATIMTDPEFADATYVEPITPEVVEKIIAKERPDAVLPTLGGQTALNTAIALDANGVLEKYGVELIGANVEAINLGEDREKFKGVVERCGAESARSVIVHSMDEALAAAEELGYPMVVRPSFTMGGLGSGMAYDEADLHRIAGAGIQYSPTSEVLLEESILGWKEYELEMMRDRNDNVVVVCSIENFDPVGVHTGDSITVAPAMTLTDREYQKLRDIAIAVIREVGVDTGGCNIQFAIEPDTGRVVVIEMNPRVSRSSALASKATGFPIAKIATKLSLGYTLDEIPNDITRKTPASFEPTLDYVVVKVPRFAFEKFPAADPTLTTTMKSVGEAMAIGRNFTEALQKAMRSLEQKGSSFSFVPPALDDAGLDRLVEAARTPTTERIQQVQQALLAGASVERLYGATGIDPWFLDQLVLLNEVAGAVAADTDLSARTLRLAKRHGFSDEQIGALVHLDPAVVRGVRHALGIRPVFKTVDTCAAEFEAFTPYHYSSYDEESEIRPHDQPSIMILGSGPNRIGQGIEFDYSCVHASLVLREAGYETVMVNCNPETVSTDYDISTRLYFEPLTFEDVMEVVEAERRSGGLLGVFVQLGGQTPLKLAAQLKAAGVPVLGTTPEAIDLAEDRGEFARVLGEAGLRQPKNGTASTFAEAKRIADQIGYPVLVRPSYVLGGRGMEIVYDEAALARYLENATEVSPSRPALIDKFLEDAIEIDVDALYDGHELYVGGIMEHLEEAGIHSGDSACTLPSISLGPDVVERVREATLAIARGVGVRGLINIQFAVASDLLHVIEANPRASRTVPFVSKATGVQLAKAAALIGTGTTIARLREEGRLPLRADGSTLPASAPVAVKEAVLPFARFRTAEGAVVDSLLGPEMRSTGEVMGLDKYFDTAFAKAQAAANVSLPTGGRIFVSVANKDKRASIVYVRMFRDLGFEVLATAGTAAVLRRNGIDSTVVRKIREAAPGERTIVDMITDGEIDLIFNTPAGGAARHDGYEIRAAATSVGVPMMTTVSVLGAALQAVTALRAYAWDVTSLQEHEQRLAELTARPAEVVGA; translated from the coding sequence ATGCCGCGCAGGACAGACATCGCAAGCGTTCTCGTCATCGGCTCCGGGCCGATCGTCATCGGCCAGGCCGCCGAGTTCGACTACTCCGGCACGCAGGCCCTGCGGGTGCTCAAGGAGGAGGGGATCCGCGTGGTCCTCGTCAACTCCAACCCGGCCACGATCATGACCGACCCCGAGTTCGCCGACGCCACCTACGTCGAGCCCATCACCCCCGAGGTGGTCGAGAAGATCATCGCCAAGGAGCGCCCCGACGCGGTGCTGCCGACCCTGGGCGGGCAGACGGCGCTGAACACGGCGATCGCCCTCGACGCCAACGGGGTGCTCGAGAAGTACGGGGTGGAGCTGATCGGCGCCAACGTCGAGGCGATCAACCTCGGTGAGGACCGGGAGAAGTTCAAGGGCGTCGTGGAGCGCTGCGGCGCGGAGTCGGCCCGGTCGGTGATCGTCCACTCGATGGACGAGGCCCTGGCCGCGGCCGAGGAGCTGGGCTACCCGATGGTCGTGCGCCCGTCCTTCACCATGGGCGGGCTCGGCTCGGGCATGGCCTACGACGAGGCCGACCTGCACCGCATCGCCGGCGCCGGCATCCAGTACAGCCCCACCTCCGAGGTGCTCCTGGAGGAGTCCATCCTCGGCTGGAAGGAGTACGAGCTGGAGATGATGCGCGACCGCAACGACAACGTCGTGGTCGTGTGCTCCATCGAGAACTTCGACCCCGTGGGCGTGCACACCGGCGACTCCATCACGGTGGCCCCGGCCATGACGCTCACCGACCGCGAGTACCAGAAGCTGCGCGACATCGCGATCGCCGTGATCCGCGAGGTCGGCGTCGACACCGGCGGGTGCAACATCCAGTTCGCGATCGAGCCGGACACCGGCCGCGTCGTCGTCATCGAGATGAACCCGCGGGTCTCCCGCTCCTCGGCGCTGGCCTCCAAGGCCACCGGCTTCCCGATCGCCAAGATCGCCACGAAGCTGTCGCTGGGCTACACCCTCGACGAGATCCCCAACGACATCACCCGCAAGACCCCGGCCTCCTTCGAGCCGACGCTGGACTACGTCGTCGTGAAGGTCCCGCGCTTCGCGTTCGAGAAGTTCCCGGCGGCGGACCCCACGCTGACGACCACCATGAAGTCCGTGGGCGAGGCCATGGCCATCGGGCGCAACTTCACCGAGGCCCTGCAGAAGGCCATGCGCTCCCTCGAGCAGAAGGGCTCCTCCTTCTCGTTCGTGCCCCCCGCCCTCGACGACGCCGGCCTGGACCGGCTGGTGGAGGCCGCCCGCACGCCCACGACCGAGCGGATCCAGCAGGTCCAGCAGGCGCTGCTGGCCGGCGCGTCCGTGGAGCGGCTCTACGGGGCCACCGGCATCGACCCCTGGTTCCTCGACCAGCTCGTGCTGCTCAACGAGGTCGCCGGGGCCGTGGCCGCCGACACCGACCTCTCGGCCCGCACCCTGCGCCTGGCCAAGCGCCACGGCTTCTCCGACGAGCAGATCGGGGCCCTCGTCCACCTCGACCCGGCGGTGGTCCGCGGCGTGCGCCACGCCCTGGGCATCCGCCCGGTGTTCAAGACCGTGGACACCTGCGCCGCCGAGTTCGAGGCCTTCACCCCCTACCACTACTCCTCCTACGACGAGGAGTCGGAGATCCGGCCCCACGACCAGCCCTCGATCATGATCCTCGGCTCCGGGCCGAACCGGATCGGGCAGGGCATCGAGTTCGACTACTCCTGCGTGCACGCCTCCCTCGTGCTGCGGGAGGCCGGCTACGAGACCGTCATGGTCAACTGCAACCCCGAGACCGTCTCCACCGACTACGACATCTCCACCCGGCTGTACTTCGAGCCCCTCACCTTCGAGGACGTGATGGAGGTCGTTGAGGCCGAGCGCCGCTCCGGCGGGCTGCTCGGGGTCTTCGTGCAGCTGGGCGGGCAGACCCCGCTCAAGCTCGCCGCCCAGCTCAAGGCCGCCGGCGTGCCCGTGCTCGGCACCACCCCCGAGGCGATCGACCTCGCCGAGGACCGCGGCGAGTTCGCCCGGGTGCTCGGGGAGGCCGGGCTGCGCCAGCCCAAGAACGGCACCGCCTCCACGTTCGCCGAGGCCAAGCGCATCGCCGACCAGATCGGCTACCCGGTGCTCGTGCGCCCCTCCTACGTGCTGGGCGGGCGCGGGATGGAGATCGTCTACGACGAGGCGGCCCTGGCCCGCTACCTCGAGAACGCCACCGAGGTCTCCCCGTCGCGCCCGGCGCTGATCGACAAGTTCCTCGAGGACGCGATCGAGATCGACGTCGACGCCCTCTACGACGGCCACGAGCTCTACGTGGGCGGGATCATGGAGCACCTGGAGGAGGCCGGGATCCACTCCGGGGACTCCGCGTGCACGCTGCCGTCGATCTCCCTGGGTCCCGACGTCGTCGAGCGCGTGCGCGAGGCGACCCTGGCCATCGCCCGCGGGGTCGGGGTGCGCGGGCTGATCAACATCCAGTTCGCCGTCGCCTCCGACCTGCTCCACGTCATCGAGGCCAACCCGCGCGCCTCCCGTACCGTGCCCTTCGTCTCCAAGGCCACGGGGGTGCAGCTGGCCAAGGCCGCGGCGCTGATCGGCACCGGCACCACGATCGCCCGGCTGCGCGAGGAGGGGCGCCTGCCCCTGCGCGCCGACGGCTCGACCCTGCCGGCCTCCGCACCGGTGGCCGTGAAGGAGGCCGTGCTGCCCTTCGCCCGCTTCCGCACCGCCGAGGGCGCCGTGGTGGACTCCCTGCTCGGGCCCGAGATGCGCTCCACCGGCGAGGTCATGGGCCTGGACAAGTACTTCGACACCGCCTTCGCGAAGGCCCAGGCCGCCGCGAACGTGTCCCTGCCCACCGGCGGGCGGATCTTCGTCTCGGTCGCCAACAAGGACAAGCGCGCCTCGATCGTCTACGTGCGCATGTTCCGCGACCTCGGCTTCGAGGTCCTCGCCACGGCCGGGACCGCGGCCGTGCTGCGGCGCAACGGCATCGACTCGACCGTGGTGCGCAAGATCCGCGAGGCCGCCCCGGGGGAGCGCACCATCGTGGACATGATCACCGACGGGGAGATCGACCTGATCTTCAACACCCCCGCCGGCGGCGCCGCCCGCCACGACGGCTACGAGATCCGCGCCGCGGCCACCAGCGTGGGGGTGCCCATGATGACCACGGTCTCCGTGCTCGGCGCGGCCCTGCAGGCGGTCACCGCCCTGCGCGCCTACGCGTGGGACGTCACCTCCCTGCAGGAGCACGAGCAGCGCCTGGCGGAGCTCACCGCCCGCCCGGCCGAGGTCGTCGGTGCCTGA
- the metK gene encoding methionine adenosyltransferase: MSETTQHLRLFTSESVTEGHPDKICDQISDSILDELLRQDPESSVAVETMVTTGLVHVAGEVKTRGYVEIPSVVRKTLLDIGYNSSVHGFDGEFCGVSISVGEQSPEIYEGVFRSLEVREGRAADPRDAQGAGDQGIMFGYASNETQAYMPAPIWIAHRLSEQLTRVRKTAVLPGLRPDGKTQVTLGYDGDRPVSVDTVVVSAQHAEGYDLGQLASDLRASVIDPVLAETGLDLSATEIITNPAGNFVRGGPVGDAGLTGRKIIVDTYGGMARHGGGAFSGKDPSKVDRSAAYAMRWVAKNVVAAGLADRAEIQVAYAIGRAAPVGLYVETFGTAHVDPVRIERAVREVFDLRPLAIIEDLDLKRPIYARTAAHGHFGRAEAGFTWERTDRVEELRSAAGA; encoded by the coding sequence GTGAGCGAGACGACCCAGCACCTGAGACTGTTCACCTCCGAGTCCGTCACGGAGGGCCACCCCGACAAGATCTGCGACCAGATCAGCGACTCCATCCTGGACGAGCTGCTGCGCCAGGACCCCGAGTCCTCGGTGGCCGTCGAGACGATGGTGACCACCGGGCTGGTGCACGTCGCCGGGGAGGTCAAGACCCGCGGCTACGTGGAGATCCCCTCCGTGGTGCGCAAGACGCTGCTCGACATCGGCTACAACTCCTCGGTGCACGGCTTCGACGGCGAGTTCTGCGGGGTGTCCATCAGCGTGGGCGAGCAGTCCCCGGAGATCTACGAGGGCGTCTTCAGGTCCCTCGAGGTGCGCGAGGGACGCGCCGCCGACCCCCGCGACGCCCAGGGCGCAGGGGACCAGGGCATCATGTTCGGCTACGCCTCCAACGAGACGCAGGCGTACATGCCCGCGCCCATCTGGATCGCCCACCGCCTCTCCGAGCAGCTCACCCGCGTGCGCAAGACCGCGGTGCTGCCCGGGCTGCGCCCCGACGGCAAGACCCAGGTCACCCTCGGCTACGACGGCGACCGGCCCGTGAGCGTGGACACCGTGGTCGTCTCCGCCCAGCACGCCGAGGGCTACGACCTGGGCCAGCTCGCCTCGGACCTGCGCGCCTCCGTGATCGACCCCGTCCTGGCCGAGACCGGGCTGGACCTGTCGGCCACCGAGATCATCACCAACCCCGCCGGCAACTTCGTGCGCGGGGGCCCCGTGGGCGACGCCGGGCTGACCGGGCGCAAGATCATCGTCGACACCTACGGCGGGATGGCCCGCCACGGCGGCGGCGCCTTCTCCGGCAAGGACCCCTCCAAGGTCGACCGCTCCGCCGCCTACGCGATGCGCTGGGTGGCCAAGAACGTCGTGGCCGCCGGCCTGGCCGACCGCGCCGAGATCCAGGTCGCCTACGCCATCGGGCGCGCCGCGCCCGTGGGCCTCTACGTCGAGACCTTCGGCACCGCCCACGTGGACCCGGTGCGCATCGAGCGGGCCGTGCGCGAGGTCTTCGACCTGCGGCCGCTGGCGATCATCGAGGACCTCGACCTCAAGCGCCCGATCTACGCCCGCACGGCCGCCCACGGCCACTTCGGCCGCGCCGAGGCGGGGTTCACCTGGGAGCGCACCGACCGCGTGGAGGAGCTGCGGTCGGCCGCCGGGGCCTGA
- the mihF gene encoding integration host factor, actinobacterial type, translating into MALRPLTDEERAAAREKATRARTVRAEVKKGLRERTLTVAQILERADRDEAVSRLKVSDLLESVPGIGQVRSAAIMDEIGIARTRRLRGLGVHQRRALVEHFDR; encoded by the coding sequence ATGGCACTGCGTCCGTTGACCGACGAGGAGCGGGCCGCCGCGCGCGAGAAGGCCACGAGGGCGCGCACCGTGCGCGCGGAGGTCAAGAAGGGCCTGCGCGAGCGCACGCTCACGGTGGCGCAGATCCTGGAGCGGGCGGACCGGGACGAGGCCGTGAGCCGGCTGAAGGTCTCGGACCTGCTGGAGTCCGTGCCCGGGATCGGGCAGGTCCGCTCGGCGGCGATCATGGACGAGATCGGCATCGCGCGCACCCGGCGCCTGCGGGGGCTGGGCGTTCACCAGCGCCGGGCGCTCGTGGAGCACTTCGACCGCTGA